One genomic segment of Paenibacillus xylanexedens includes these proteins:
- a CDS encoding YhgE/Pip domain-containing protein — protein MRHIWHVYKTDWLHILKVPTGIFLIVAIILLPGVYDWVNVKSVWDPYSNTQGIKIAVTTEDKGATVEGTHVNIGDELVSSLKHNEKLGWTFVDQAEANRGVQTGEYYASLLIPGDFSSKITGIVDGKLERPEVIYTVNEKVNAIAPKITGSGVSAITTQINENFTEAVSEAVLTKLNEAGVEINSQLPTLRKMENGIFTLEKNLPAIQAAGQKVLEVEKAMPEIVKDAQKIVEIEKKLPEINEAAQYVLKVQEYWPQINDAASEVLAIQGRIPDIQKAVERIREVDENFGQVSDVIQTALDKTNKALSIVTAAEQDLDKVSQIAGNGIELAEGLNQFVDSSEEAFQTIGPTIRQNLLLVQQITNAAGDVFAQLQNSDLNNLPTVEDLDRIASRLGVAVKLVDSMAELLGNINNLLPSQPLADKITQLNSISDKLQLQIRLAGIISDAMRRNTTPPTDVIAQLNTLSKDISSGIGNILNTYESEISPSLAAGADKLRSILSTSAETLQGAKDRFPDIADILASAKEGITFGQTELTKIQSDLPQIQSKIHEISETLANKSEGFIQALNTVSSLIRNDLPKLGKKLNEAANFVRNDLPNAEKQIGKASDFVQNQLPEVEKGVLRVATLVRDDLPELESAISKAADKLREVEGNNQFAELAKLLRGDIEEESAFLASPVQIKEQQLYPIPNYGSAMSPFYGVLSLWVGSTLLISLLRAEAENPEGKFRGYELYLGRLATFLTIGLLQAICVTLGDILILGTYVADKLWFVLFAMLVSAVFVTITYTLLSVFGNIGKGIAIIFMVFQFSSSGGTFPISMTSPFFQALNPFMPFTYAISLLRESVGGILWSTAIKDILWLCMFIALSLIVALALKRPLSSLTKRSAENAKKTKIIA, from the coding sequence ATGCGTCACATTTGGCACGTTTACAAAACAGACTGGTTGCATATTCTGAAGGTTCCCACAGGTATATTTCTAATTGTGGCTATTATTCTACTGCCCGGGGTGTATGACTGGGTCAACGTGAAGTCCGTCTGGGACCCATACAGTAATACCCAGGGGATCAAAATTGCAGTGACAACTGAGGACAAGGGTGCGACTGTTGAAGGAACCCATGTTAATATCGGAGACGAACTGGTATCCAGCCTCAAACACAACGAAAAGCTGGGCTGGACTTTTGTGGACCAGGCTGAGGCTAATCGGGGTGTGCAAACTGGAGAGTATTATGCAAGCCTGCTCATTCCGGGGGACTTTTCATCCAAAATTACAGGCATCGTTGATGGAAAGCTGGAACGTCCAGAGGTAATCTATACCGTTAATGAAAAGGTAAATGCCATTGCTCCTAAAATCACAGGCTCTGGTGTATCTGCCATAACAACACAAATCAATGAAAATTTCACTGAAGCCGTCAGTGAGGCCGTTCTAACCAAGTTGAATGAAGCCGGGGTTGAGATTAATTCCCAGCTTCCAACATTACGCAAAATGGAGAATGGCATTTTTACGCTGGAGAAAAATCTTCCGGCTATTCAAGCCGCAGGTCAAAAGGTTCTGGAAGTAGAAAAAGCCATGCCCGAGATTGTAAAAGATGCTCAAAAGATCGTTGAAATCGAGAAAAAACTGCCTGAAATCAATGAAGCAGCACAGTATGTGCTCAAGGTGCAGGAGTATTGGCCACAAATTAATGATGCGGCTTCCGAAGTGCTGGCTATTCAAGGGCGGATACCGGATATACAAAAAGCGGTAGAACGCATTCGAGAAGTGGATGAAAACTTTGGCCAGGTATCAGATGTCATCCAAACGGCGCTGGATAAAACCAACAAAGCTCTGTCTATCGTAACGGCAGCAGAGCAAGATTTGGACAAAGTATCACAAATCGCTGGCAACGGGATTGAGCTTGCAGAGGGATTAAATCAGTTCGTGGATTCCAGTGAAGAAGCGTTTCAGACCATTGGCCCGACGATCCGCCAAAATCTGCTGCTGGTGCAGCAGATTACTAACGCTGCAGGAGACGTATTTGCACAATTGCAAAATTCGGATCTTAATAACCTTCCTACTGTAGAAGATCTCGACCGGATTGCTTCACGTTTAGGGGTTGCGGTAAAACTCGTGGACAGTATGGCAGAACTACTGGGCAACATCAATAACTTGCTTCCAAGCCAACCACTTGCCGATAAAATCACACAACTGAACTCCATTTCAGATAAACTTCAGTTGCAGATCCGCTTGGCTGGCATCATCAGTGATGCCATGCGTCGTAATACAACTCCACCAACAGACGTCATCGCTCAGTTAAATACTCTCTCGAAGGACATCAGCAGCGGGATTGGCAATATCTTAAACACCTATGAAAGTGAAATATCGCCTTCACTTGCAGCAGGTGCGGATAAGCTCAGGTCTATCCTCTCCACTTCAGCAGAAACTCTACAAGGAGCAAAAGATCGATTTCCTGATATTGCGGACATTCTTGCATCGGCCAAAGAAGGGATTACGTTTGGGCAGACCGAGTTGACGAAAATCCAGAGCGACCTGCCTCAAATACAATCTAAGATCCATGAGATATCAGAGACACTCGCGAACAAAAGTGAAGGTTTTATCCAAGCTTTGAACACCGTGTCTTCATTAATTCGAAACGATCTGCCCAAGCTGGGAAAAAAACTGAACGAAGCAGCTAATTTTGTACGTAATGATCTGCCTAATGCCGAGAAACAGATAGGCAAGGCATCCGATTTTGTTCAGAACCAGCTTCCGGAGGTCGAAAAAGGAGTACTTCGTGTTGCCACGCTGGTACGTGATGATCTGCCAGAATTGGAAAGTGCCATCAGCAAGGCTGCAGACAAGCTCAGGGAAGTTGAAGGTAATAACCAGTTTGCCGAACTTGCCAAACTTTTGCGCGGCGATATCGAAGAAGAAAGTGCTTTCCTTGCAAGTCCGGTGCAAATCAAGGAACAACAGCTTTACCCGATTCCGAATTATGGATCGGCCATGTCACCATTTTATGGCGTGCTGTCCTTGTGGGTTGGCTCAACACTGCTGATTTCTCTGCTTCGTGCCGAAGCTGAGAATCCAGAGGGCAAGTTCCGAGGATATGAGTTATATCTTGGACGTCTCGCTACTTTTCTGACCATTGGGTTACTTCAGGCGATATGTGTCACTCTGGGAGATATCTTAATCCTTGGTACCTATGTCGCAGATAAACTGTGGTTTGTCCTGTTTGCCATGCTGGTGAGTGCCGTATTTGTCACCATAACGTACACCCTGCTGTCCGTATTTGGAAATATCGGAAAAGGGATCGCGATTATCTTCATGGTGTTCCAGTTCTCCAGCTCCGGCGGTACGTTCCCAATCAGCATGACATCACCCTTTTTCCAGGCATTGAATCCGTTCATGCCCTTCACGTATGCGATCAGTCTGCTGCGTGAGTCGGTCGGCGGCATATTGTGGTCTACTGCCATCAAGGATATTCTGTGGTTGTGTATGTTCATCGCGCTGAGTCTCATTGTTGCTCTCGCTTTGAAACGTCCACTCAGCAGTCTCACCAAACGTTCAGCCGAGAATGCCAAGAAAACCAAAATTATTGCTTAA
- a CDS encoding EamA family transporter, with translation MLVSAFLTATGQLFWKWGLTEWIYLGVGFLCYGLGAILMIKAFALEKLSVAYPLMCASYVFALIYGYFLLGEEITVQKLAAVVLLGIGVTLTSVDR, from the coding sequence ATGCTCGTTTCCGCTTTTCTGACAGCAACGGGTCAATTGTTCTGGAAATGGGGACTAACCGAGTGGATTTACCTGGGTGTAGGTTTTCTGTGTTATGGACTTGGAGCGATTTTGATGATTAAAGCTTTTGCTCTGGAAAAACTCTCTGTTGCTTATCCTCTGATGTGTGCTAGTTACGTATTTGCCTTAATCTATGGATATTTTTTGCTTGGGGAAGAAATTACGGTGCAAAAGCTGGCAGCAGTTGTGTTGCTTGGAATCGGGGTGACATTAACCAGTGTTGATCGATAG
- a CDS encoding LL-diaminopimelate aminotransferase codes for MSIDKYQETYIQTNFADRIGGSNYGKDTNIYKFEKIKRAKASAKKDFPDVELIDLGVGEPDEMADAGIVGALAEEASRPENRGYADNGIPEFKAAAASYLKNVFNVEGIDADTEIVHSIGSKPALAMMPSCFINPGDVTIMTVPGYPVMGTHTKYLGGEVYNIQLTKENNFLPDLTAIPEDIAKRAKLLYLNYPNNPTGASATVEFFTEVVEWAKKYNVVVVHDAPYAALTYDGKKPFSFLSVPGAKDVGVELHSLSKSYNMTGWRIGFVAGNPLVVKAFSDVKDNNDSGQFIAIQKAAAYGLNHPEITEKIAEKYSRRHDMLVAALNDLGFQAEKPKGSFFLYVEAPKGVVGGRRFESGEDFSQFLIREKLISSVPWDDAGNFVRFSVTFEAKGEEEEKRVIAEIKRRLSDVQFEF; via the coding sequence ATGAGTATCGATAAATATCAAGAAACTTACATTCAGACTAATTTTGCCGACCGTATCGGTGGCTCCAACTATGGTAAAGACACGAACATTTATAAATTCGAGAAAATCAAACGTGCCAAAGCTTCGGCCAAAAAAGATTTTCCCGATGTGGAACTGATCGACCTTGGTGTAGGTGAACCGGACGAAATGGCGGATGCAGGCATTGTGGGTGCACTCGCAGAAGAAGCTTCCAGACCTGAGAACCGTGGTTATGCCGACAATGGTATTCCTGAATTCAAGGCTGCTGCTGCTTCTTACCTGAAAAACGTATTCAACGTAGAAGGTATTGATGCAGATACTGAAATCGTACACTCCATTGGTTCCAAACCGGCTTTGGCGATGATGCCTTCATGCTTCATCAATCCGGGTGATGTGACCATTATGACCGTTCCAGGTTATCCGGTTATGGGCACACATACGAAGTATCTGGGTGGAGAAGTGTATAACATTCAGTTGACGAAAGAGAACAACTTCTTGCCTGATCTGACGGCTATCCCGGAAGACATCGCAAAACGTGCGAAGTTGCTCTACCTGAACTATCCGAACAACCCAACAGGTGCAAGCGCGACGGTGGAGTTCTTCACTGAAGTTGTGGAATGGGCTAAGAAATACAATGTTGTGGTTGTACATGATGCTCCATATGCAGCATTGACGTATGATGGCAAAAAACCGTTCAGCTTCCTGTCGGTACCTGGTGCTAAGGATGTCGGCGTAGAGCTGCACTCTCTATCCAAGTCCTACAACATGACGGGTTGGAGAATCGGATTTGTAGCGGGTAACCCGCTTGTAGTCAAAGCATTCAGTGACGTGAAGGACAACAATGACTCCGGTCAGTTCATCGCGATTCAAAAGGCTGCTGCGTATGGATTGAATCACCCTGAAATTACGGAAAAAATTGCAGAGAAATATTCTCGCCGTCACGACATGCTCGTTGCCGCATTGAACGATCTGGGCTTCCAGGCTGAAAAACCTAAAGGTTCATTCTTCCTGTATGTAGAAGCACCAAAAGGTGTGGTTGGCGGACGTCGCTTCGAATCCGGCGAAGATTTCTCCCAATTCCTGATCCGTGAGAAACTGATCTCATCCGTACCATGGGATGATGCGGGTAACTTTGTTCGTTTCTCTGTAACCTTTGAAGCGAAGGGTGAAGAGGAAGAAAAACGTGTTATTGCTGAAATCAAACGTCGTCTGAGCGACGTACAATTTGAATTTTAA
- a CDS encoding RluA family pseudouridine synthase, translating to MSNPNKEQNNDEELMNGNERMEWTVATEHKKERIDKYITEAVDNVSRSQVQLWIGDGMVTVNGAVVKANAKLSEGDLVELQIPEPAAVEIIAEDIPLEVVYEDSDLIVINKQRGLVVHPAPGHTSGTLVNALMHHCKDLSGINGELRPGIVHRIDKDTSGLIMAAKNDRAHASLAAQLKDHTVNRRYIALVHGHLNHDQGTIDAPIGRDTNDRKMYTVTERNSKHAVTHFTVTERINDYTLLELKLETGRTHQIRVHMKFIGHPLVGDPTYGRNKGIKMQGQALHAAILGFVHPTTGEYLEFSAPIPQDMEDVLASLRSR from the coding sequence ATGAGTAATCCGAATAAGGAACAGAATAACGACGAAGAACTAATGAATGGCAATGAACGTATGGAATGGACCGTTGCCACTGAACATAAAAAAGAACGAATTGACAAATATATTACGGAAGCCGTGGATAACGTATCTCGCTCCCAAGTTCAATTGTGGATCGGAGACGGAATGGTTACGGTAAATGGTGCTGTAGTCAAAGCCAATGCCAAGTTATCCGAAGGAGATCTGGTTGAGCTACAGATTCCAGAACCAGCTGCTGTGGAGATCATTGCCGAAGATATTCCGCTGGAAGTGGTATATGAAGACAGCGACCTGATCGTGATTAACAAACAGCGTGGTCTTGTGGTGCATCCAGCACCAGGACATACGTCGGGTACGCTCGTTAATGCACTTATGCATCACTGCAAAGACCTCTCGGGTATCAATGGAGAGTTGCGCCCGGGTATTGTGCATCGTATCGATAAGGATACATCAGGCTTGATTATGGCTGCCAAGAACGATCGTGCCCATGCATCACTGGCTGCTCAGTTGAAAGACCATACGGTGAACAGACGGTATATTGCGCTTGTTCATGGTCATCTTAATCATGATCAAGGGACCATTGATGCACCGATTGGACGGGATACCAATGACCGCAAAATGTATACGGTCACAGAACGTAACAGTAAACATGCCGTTACGCATTTTACCGTGACAGAGCGGATTAATGATTACACCTTGCTGGAATTGAAACTGGAGACAGGACGTACTCACCAGATTCGGGTTCACATGAAATTTATCGGTCACCCGCTTGTAGGAGATCCAACTTATGGACGGAATAAAGGCATCAAAATGCAAGGACAGGCTCTTCATGCGGCTATTCTTGGATTTGTGCATCCAACAACGGGAGAATACCTTGAATTTTCAGCTCCGATTCCGCAAGATATGGAAGACGTGCTTGCCTCGCTACGCAGTCGTTAA
- a CDS encoding HAD-IB family hydrolase, producing MKSTKVAIFDIDKTIIRSDSMFQFVHYGVRRYPWQVWRLPVIALHTVLFKAGFMTVEQVKRSYFQEIERMSEKDLEHFFDTRLRTSIFAEASVEMQHRKEAGYHVLLVTASPHAYMKYFNNFPWVDHVIGTELVRHENGYTCRVDGSNCKGEEKVRRIQAYLSEKNMVIDYDQSCSYSDSLSDLPVMQLVSQRYFINKRVPDMEALTWGK from the coding sequence GTGAAAAGCACGAAAGTCGCAATTTTTGATATTGATAAAACGATCATACGCAGTGATTCCATGTTTCAATTTGTGCATTACGGTGTTCGCCGTTACCCGTGGCAGGTATGGAGATTACCTGTCATTGCATTACATACCGTGTTATTCAAGGCAGGCTTCATGACGGTTGAACAAGTCAAACGATCCTACTTTCAAGAAATTGAGCGTATGTCTGAAAAAGATCTCGAACATTTCTTTGATACTCGCTTGCGTACGTCCATTTTTGCCGAGGCCAGTGTAGAGATGCAACATCGCAAAGAAGCAGGGTATCATGTCTTGCTGGTAACTGCATCTCCGCATGCCTATATGAAATACTTTAATAATTTTCCCTGGGTGGATCATGTAATTGGAACTGAACTTGTCCGTCATGAGAATGGTTACACATGCAGAGTTGATGGCAGCAATTGCAAAGGGGAAGAGAAGGTACGCCGAATTCAGGCTTATCTGAGTGAAAAGAATATGGTCATTGATTATGACCAGTCATGTTCCTACTCTGACTCCTTATCCGACCTTCCCGTCATGCAACTTGTGAGTCAACGATACTTTATTAACAAGCGTGTTCCGGACATGGAGGCATTAACGTGGGGGAAATAA
- a CDS encoding aspartate carbamoyltransferase catalytic subunit codes for MITQTALRDRSLLGLKELSRGEIESILNRAAHWEAQKEKLVPILESRFVANLFFENSTRTRFSFEMAEKRLGAQVLNFTAAASSVEKGESIYDTVRTLESMGIDAGVIRLKPAGVLQQLAQKVNVPLVNAGDGNNEHPTQALLDLYTMRKAFGELKGLRVSIIGDILHSRVARSNLWALQKFGADVRFCAPQTMQAPELAEHAPYVGLEEALDADVVMMLRVQLERHQHGLITSAEDYREHYGLTEERASRLKPSTIIMHPAPVNRNVEVDDAVVESEASRIFPQMANGVPIRMAVMERAMKL; via the coding sequence ATGATTACACAGACAGCATTGAGAGACCGAAGCTTGCTTGGACTGAAGGAACTTAGTCGAGGAGAAATCGAGTCCATTCTAAACAGAGCGGCTCACTGGGAAGCGCAGAAAGAGAAACTGGTTCCTATACTGGAATCACGCTTCGTTGCAAACCTGTTCTTCGAGAACAGCACACGTACCCGTTTCTCCTTCGAAATGGCAGAGAAACGCCTGGGCGCACAAGTGCTGAACTTTACGGCAGCTGCATCCAGTGTAGAAAAAGGAGAGTCCATTTACGATACGGTACGAACACTTGAGTCGATGGGCATTGATGCAGGGGTGATCCGGTTGAAACCGGCAGGCGTTCTGCAACAACTGGCTCAGAAAGTGAATGTACCACTTGTTAACGCCGGAGACGGCAACAATGAGCATCCCACACAGGCGTTGCTGGATCTCTACACGATGAGGAAAGCATTTGGCGAACTGAAAGGCTTGCGTGTTTCCATCATTGGTGACATTCTGCATAGCCGTGTAGCTCGTTCCAACCTGTGGGCACTGCAAAAGTTTGGTGCAGATGTACGCTTCTGTGCACCACAAACGATGCAGGCACCGGAACTCGCAGAGCATGCTCCTTATGTCGGTCTTGAAGAAGCGCTGGATGCAGATGTAGTCATGATGCTCCGTGTTCAACTGGAACGTCATCAACATGGCTTAATTACTTCAGCTGAGGATTATCGCGAACACTACGGATTGACGGAAGAACGGGCATCACGCCTAAAACCAAGCACCATTATCATGCACCCTGCTCCAGTGAATCGCAACGTCGAGGTAGATGACGCGGTTGTGGAAAGTGAAGCATCGCGGATCTTCCCGCAGATGGCAAACGGCGTTCCAATCCGCATGGCGGTTATGGAACGTGCGATGAAACTGTAA
- a CDS encoding decaprenyl-phosphate phosphoribosyltransferase produces MSSPATGTGSTVSGLIRLLRPKQWTKNLLLFAALLFSFEEIRTETILATLLGFILFSLVAGCVYILNDFVDRDRDRQHPVKKYRPMASGQVNPSHALLFGIILLILSVGTAFMMNPLFGVLCIVYFLLNVSYSFVLKHLVILDMMTIAAGFVLRAIAGGVLIHVPFTPWFLICTMLLSLFLAIGKRRNELTLLEGNTGSHRKVLDNYSITLLDQFNTIVTTATIISYSLFTFTSDRTIHLMWTIPLVIYGMFRYLYLIHMKNQGGSPDRVLFEDKPILITVMLYVISVVTIFAIFE; encoded by the coding sequence GTGTCCTCACCGGCTACAGGAACAGGCAGTACAGTGTCAGGATTAATCAGATTGTTAAGACCCAAACAGTGGACTAAAAATCTGCTGTTATTTGCTGCGTTACTATTCTCTTTTGAGGAGATTCGGACTGAAACCATTCTTGCGACGTTGCTTGGTTTTATTCTATTTAGCCTTGTTGCAGGCTGTGTGTATATTTTAAATGACTTTGTAGACCGGGACAGGGATCGACAGCATCCGGTGAAAAAGTATCGTCCTATGGCTTCTGGGCAGGTGAATCCGAGTCATGCTTTGTTGTTTGGCATTATTCTATTAATCCTTTCCGTAGGAACGGCCTTCATGATGAACCCTCTATTCGGGGTGTTATGTATCGTCTATTTCCTGTTGAATGTATCGTATTCATTTGTGCTGAAACATCTCGTTATCCTGGATATGATGACCATTGCAGCCGGCTTTGTACTTCGTGCCATTGCAGGTGGTGTGCTGATCCATGTGCCATTCACGCCGTGGTTTTTGATCTGTACCATGCTGTTGTCGTTGTTTTTGGCCATTGGAAAACGCAGAAATGAACTCACGTTGCTTGAGGGAAATACGGGATCACATCGTAAGGTTTTGGATAACTACTCCATTACATTACTGGATCAATTCAATACAATTGTGACGACAGCTACGATTATCAGTTATTCCCTGTTCACATTCACTTCAGATCGAACCATTCATCTCATGTGGACGATTCCATTGGTCATTTACGGCATGTTCCGTTACCTGTATCTGATCCACATGAAGAACCAGGGAGGTTCGCCCGATCGTGTGCTGTTTGAGGACAAGCCCATATTAATTACGGTTATGTTGTATGTGATAAGTGTTGTTACAATCTTTGCAATCTTTGAATAA
- a CDS encoding EamA family transporter: protein MLIDSWMVAVLIVMTLCGALGGAGLKAYASSRNRLHVLMGLGFYGTGALLNIVLLKFLPLTVVLPANALTYVWTLIIARLVFKETVGPLRWIGVACIMGGLLLLVF, encoded by the coding sequence GTGTTGATCGATAGCTGGATGGTTGCCGTATTAATTGTCATGACGTTGTGTGGTGCACTGGGCGGGGCCGGACTGAAAGCTTATGCTTCCAGTCGCAATCGTCTGCATGTACTCATGGGACTTGGATTCTACGGAACGGGCGCTTTGCTGAATATTGTATTGTTGAAGTTTCTTCCATTAACCGTAGTGTTGCCTGCGAACGCATTAACATATGTGTGGACTCTTATCATAGCTCGGCTGGTATTTAAAGAGACGGTGGGCCCTTTACGCTGGATAGGTGTGGCATGTATTATGGGTGGCTTACTGTTACTGGTGTTTTAA
- a CDS encoding DUF6080 domain-containing protein, with amino-acid sequence MNFLDYLFYNRRANWTAFYLFAGFALFYGLMNGSYVLYIENNAELLGAYSPFNTTLFPINLFNFDPSMYYGDNSSSVIHPLISFLAVTLAAVAKLLGGNWFFLILQSLVNAGSVVLAYLFLSQKEDKPTIVPLLFALLFGFSSYLMFTSLIPDSYPYVQFVILLSVVYMQYTRERQDVRYVPNALLASINFGLTSTNIVPFAAATFFNMHAWRNKASLKKYIGIMGLAVLIIVVFTGIQYVAFGGRSWVSNWLLGIQNGGTSYATPFQFAVHWKALNMLTINPMLTPKMHLLDPGMAAFVTDLSRSNPLYVQMTGIFILLLALMGFIKGIREREVWTLVPYILFAFLLHVVVGFGLAVFQYDMYLYAGHYLFAFFLLGGGFVISLPPGLGKKVVIGLIMLCVIVTASNNIYRHVETLTTIKQSYNQLEQERSVK; translated from the coding sequence ATGAACTTTTTAGATTACTTATTTTATAATCGAAGAGCCAACTGGACAGCCTTTTACCTGTTTGCGGGATTTGCTCTGTTCTATGGTTTAATGAACGGCTCGTATGTTCTGTACATAGAAAATAATGCAGAACTGCTTGGGGCGTATAGCCCATTTAATACGACGCTGTTTCCAATCAACTTATTCAACTTTGATCCTTCAATGTATTATGGGGACAACAGTTCTTCCGTGATCCATCCGCTGATTTCCTTTCTCGCAGTCACCCTTGCGGCTGTAGCGAAACTTTTGGGAGGCAACTGGTTCTTTCTAATCCTGCAATCGCTGGTGAATGCGGGTTCGGTGGTGCTGGCGTATCTGTTCCTGAGTCAAAAAGAAGATAAACCGACCATCGTACCGCTACTGTTTGCCTTATTGTTTGGTTTCAGTTCCTACCTGATGTTTACCTCATTGATCCCGGATTCGTATCCTTATGTACAGTTCGTTATTCTGTTGTCGGTGGTTTACATGCAGTATACTCGTGAGCGTCAGGACGTACGTTATGTACCCAATGCATTGCTTGCATCGATTAACTTTGGACTAACCTCGACCAATATCGTACCATTTGCTGCTGCGACATTCTTCAATATGCATGCATGGCGCAATAAAGCTAGTTTAAAAAAGTACATTGGAATCATGGGACTGGCGGTTCTGATTATTGTTGTGTTTACTGGCATTCAGTATGTTGCCTTTGGAGGTCGCAGCTGGGTTAGTAACTGGCTGTTGGGCATTCAAAATGGTGGAACCAGCTATGCAACGCCATTCCAGTTCGCTGTTCACTGGAAAGCATTGAACATGCTAACGATTAATCCGATGCTGACACCGAAGATGCATTTACTGGACCCGGGCATGGCAGCCTTTGTTACGGATCTATCCCGTTCCAATCCACTCTATGTGCAGATGACAGGTATCTTTATTTTACTGTTGGCACTCATGGGCTTCATTAAGGGCATTCGTGAACGTGAAGTGTGGACCCTTGTGCCATATATTCTGTTTGCCTTTTTGCTTCATGTCGTAGTGGGCTTTGGTCTAGCTGTGTTTCAATACGATATGTACCTGTATGCGGGACATTATCTGTTTGCGTTCTTCCTGTTGGGTGGAGGTTTCGTCATCAGCCTTCCTCCGGGATTGGGAAAAAAAGTGGTTATAGGCTTGATCATGTTATGTGTTATCGTCACGGCAAGTAACAACATCTATCGCCATGTAGAAACATTAACAACAATCAAACAATCCTATAATCAGTTGGAACAGGAACGCTCAGTGAAATAG
- the pyrR gene encoding bifunctional pyr operon transcriptional regulator/uracil phosphoribosyltransferase PyrR encodes MSTETHVIMDETAIRRALTRIAHEILEKNKGIDDCVLVGIRTRGVYLAERIAAKIEEIEGAKVPWGELDVTPYRDDRLDENKANRKEMLIMTPESLSIHNKKVILFDDVLYTGRTIRAAMDALMDCGRPQNIQLAVLADRGHRELPIRPDFIGKNVPTSKSEEIEVALMETDGQDEVKITQNRGEQA; translated from the coding sequence ATGAGCACAGAGACACATGTCATTATGGATGAGACGGCGATCCGCCGCGCATTAACACGGATTGCCCATGAGATATTGGAGAAAAACAAAGGAATCGACGATTGTGTGTTGGTCGGTATCCGTACACGCGGGGTTTACCTCGCAGAACGGATTGCCGCGAAGATTGAAGAAATCGAAGGCGCCAAAGTCCCCTGGGGAGAACTGGATGTGACTCCTTACCGCGATGACCGCTTGGACGAAAATAAAGCGAATCGCAAGGAAATGTTGATTATGACACCTGAATCACTTTCGATCCATAACAAAAAAGTGATTTTGTTCGATGATGTGCTCTATACCGGACGGACGATTCGCGCAGCGATGGATGCCCTGATGGACTGTGGAAGACCGCAGAACATTCAGCTGGCTGTACTCGCAGACCGCGGACACCGGGAACTTCCAATTCGACCTGATTTTATCGGCAAGAATGTGCCGACTTCCAAATCAGAGGAGATTGAAGTTGCACTCATGGAAACGGACGGACAGGACGAAGTCAAAATCACTCAGAACCGGGGGGAGCAAGCATAA
- the lspA gene encoding signal peptidase II: MVYYILAFIVFLLDQGTKYLIATRMELREEIPVIGNFFVITSHRNSGAAFGILQDQRWFFIVVTLIVVVALIWYLQKVKDTPHKLLPVALSLVLGGAIGNFLDRALTGEVVDFVQLNFGSYTFPIFNIADSAICIGVGLIIVETLLEGRREKAAAKIEGNEHHE; the protein is encoded by the coding sequence GTGGTGTATTATATCCTCGCTTTTATCGTATTTTTATTGGATCAGGGAACCAAGTATCTGATTGCAACCCGGATGGAACTCAGAGAAGAAATTCCGGTCATCGGCAATTTCTTTGTCATCACATCACATCGTAATTCAGGTGCAGCTTTTGGCATTCTGCAAGACCAGCGTTGGTTCTTTATCGTGGTTACGTTGATTGTGGTCGTTGCCTTGATTTGGTATTTGCAAAAGGTAAAAGATACCCCCCACAAATTGCTGCCTGTGGCGCTTAGTTTGGTGCTTGGTGGAGCAATTGGCAACTTCCTTGATCGGGCATTGACCGGAGAAGTTGTAGATTTTGTACAACTTAATTTTGGAAGTTATACGTTTCCCATTTTTAACATCGCCGATTCGGCAATCTGCATCGGTGTAGGGTTGATCATAGTGGAGACATTGCTTGAAGGACGGCGCGAAAAAGCAGCCGCGAAGATTGAAGGGAATGAACATCATGAGTAA